In Desulfovibrio sp. ZJ209, one genomic interval encodes:
- a CDS encoding NAD-dependent epimerase, translating into MHVLVTGAAGFIGYHLAKRLLADGHTVVGIDNLNAYYDVALKEARLKELARLPQSAAFRFERLDLADGDGMARLFAAERFTHVVNLAAQAGVRYSLKDPASYISSNLVGFGHVLEGCRQNGVEHLVFASSSSVYGLNAAMPYSTRHNVDHPVSLYAATKKSDELMAHAYSHLFGIPATGLRFFTVYGPWGRPDMALHLFTTAILKGEPIKVFNEGRMRRDFTYIDDIVEGMARLLPIPAAPDPAFDAAAPSPAASSAPWRIYNIGNHDTVELGTFIDTLEKALGKKAVRELLPMQPGDVESTWADVDDLARVTGFTPATPLAVGIGRFVDWYREYYGA; encoded by the coding sequence ATGCACGTCCTCGTCACCGGCGCCGCCGGCTTCATCGGCTACCACCTCGCCAAAAGGCTGCTCGCCGACGGGCACACCGTGGTGGGCATCGACAACCTGAACGCCTATTACGATGTGGCCCTCAAGGAAGCGCGCCTCAAGGAGCTGGCCAGGCTCCCCCAGAGCGCGGCCTTCCGCTTCGAGCGCCTCGACCTCGCCGACGGGGACGGCATGGCGCGCCTGTTCGCGGCCGAGCGCTTCACGCATGTGGTCAACCTGGCGGCGCAGGCCGGCGTGCGCTACAGCCTGAAGGATCCGGCCTCCTATATCAGCTCCAACCTCGTGGGCTTCGGCCATGTGCTCGAGGGCTGCCGCCAGAACGGCGTGGAGCACCTCGTCTTCGCCTCGTCCTCCTCGGTCTACGGGCTCAACGCCGCCATGCCCTATTCCACGCGGCACAACGTCGACCACCCCGTGAGCCTCTACGCGGCCACCAAGAAGAGCGACGAGCTCATGGCCCACGCCTACAGCCACCTGTTCGGCATCCCCGCCACGGGCCTGCGCTTCTTCACGGTCTACGGGCCCTGGGGCCGGCCGGACATGGCGCTCCACCTCTTCACCACGGCCATCCTGAAGGGCGAGCCCATCAAGGTCTTCAACGAGGGCCGCATGCGCCGCGACTTCACCTATATCGACGACATCGTGGAGGGCATGGCGCGCCTTCTGCCCATCCCCGCCGCGCCCGACCCGGCCTTCGACGCGGCCGCGCCCAGCCCGGCCGCGAGCTCCGCGCCGTGGCGCATCTACAATATCGGCAATCACGACACCGTGGAGCTTGGCACTTTCATCGACACGCTGGAAAAGGCCCTCGGCAAGAAGGCCGTCCGCGAGCTTTTGCCCATGCAGCCCGGCGACGTGGAATCCACCTGGGCGGACGTGGACGACCTCGCCCGCGTCACGGGCTTCACGCCGGCCACGCCGCTCGCCGTGGGCATCGGCCGCTTCGTGGACTGGTACAGGGAGTATTACGGCGCATGA
- a CDS encoding UvrD-helicase domain-containing protein, whose product MSFIADLHIHSRFSRATSTALTVPHLAAWAACKGIDVLGTGDFTHPQWRAELREQLVPEAESGLYRLKGEPEALEALGGSKPARPAATEHGAGPRFCLQAEISSIYKRGGQVRKVHNLVFVPTLEDADRLSERLALIGNLHSDGRPILGLDSRDLLEILLECVPGGVLIPAHVWTPWFALFGSKSGFDRPEDCFGDLTEHIFALETGLSSDPAMNRLLSQLDGYALISNSDAHSGANLGREANLFEGRPSYAGMFAALRATARREPQDGLDCRFLGTMEFYPEEGKYHLDGHRACGVVLEPAEARELGDICPVCGRPLTIGVLHRVLELADRATPPALAREPGVLPLVPLAEVIGEILGVGGASRKVRERYGRALTELGPELDILCRLPEAEVRAWWEPLGEAVARMRAGEVIREAGFDGQYGTVRLFRPGELDTTGGGRGRRRLPGLKAPRPAAPAKAAAPLARARGKQAAPGGISYSPEQLAALSAGTDAGDEGPVFVAAGPGAGKTRILVGRVERLLEAGTPPGEILALTFTRRAAGEMRERLAARKTPGATLPACDTLHGLAWRLIREAAGEAQAALPVLLGEDAALRVFATANAGLTRARARQYWDALALARERDEKPASELAEAAARYAARKKAQGLLDYGDLIDWLLDNAPALRGRWKHILVDEAQDLSPVQLGALRGLLPGDGRGFFGIGDPDQAIYGFRGAPGQSAESLARFWPGLRVLRLGQSYRASQKVLDTARALLADKGRCGPLTAARPLGAELRLFAAPDARAEARWVAQRARALIGATSHSLLDAAQPAPGGLDGSLAPGDIAVLVRLKAQIPPLMAALEAAGVPCAAPAAEEFWRDDLCGRFLAATEERWREARETGQALAPPQELLARACPAGEDAPATAGEAYALRLSEPWRRLCRLWAQCGTWDAFFERLAWLHEAELVGARAERVRVLTLHASKGLEFQAVFLPGLENGLLPLRRELLFGPSPETPSEGALAEERRLLYVGLTRAARGIFASFAAARNLYGRQLALEPSPFLEHIRAFCRESTLTRHVRRSEEPLSLL is encoded by the coding sequence ATGAGCTTCATCGCCGACCTGCACATCCATTCCCGCTTTTCCCGCGCCACCAGCACGGCGCTCACCGTGCCGCACCTCGCGGCCTGGGCGGCCTGCAAGGGCATCGACGTGCTCGGCACGGGCGACTTCACCCACCCCCAGTGGCGCGCCGAGCTGCGCGAACAGCTCGTGCCCGAGGCGGAAAGCGGCCTCTACCGCCTCAAGGGCGAGCCCGAGGCGCTGGAGGCCCTGGGGGGGAGCAAGCCCGCCCGACCCGCGGCCACGGAACACGGGGCCGGCCCGCGCTTCTGCCTCCAGGCCGAGATCAGCTCCATCTACAAGCGCGGCGGCCAGGTGCGCAAAGTGCACAATCTCGTCTTCGTGCCCACGCTGGAAGATGCCGACCGCCTCTCGGAACGCCTCGCCCTCATCGGCAACCTCCATTCGGACGGGCGCCCCATCCTCGGCCTCGACTCGCGCGACCTGCTCGAGATCCTGCTGGAATGCGTGCCCGGCGGCGTGCTCATCCCGGCCCATGTGTGGACGCCGTGGTTCGCGCTTTTCGGCTCCAAGTCCGGCTTCGACCGCCCCGAGGACTGCTTCGGCGACCTCACGGAGCATATTTTCGCCCTCGAGACGGGCCTCTCGTCCGACCCGGCCATGAACCGCCTCTTGAGCCAGCTCGACGGCTATGCGCTCATTTCCAATTCCGACGCGCATTCCGGCGCCAATCTCGGGCGCGAGGCCAACCTCTTCGAGGGGCGACCCTCCTATGCGGGCATGTTCGCCGCGCTTCGGGCCACGGCGCGGCGCGAGCCGCAGGACGGCCTCGACTGCCGCTTCCTCGGCACCATGGAATTCTACCCCGAGGAGGGCAAGTACCACCTCGACGGCCACCGGGCCTGCGGCGTGGTGCTCGAGCCCGCCGAGGCGCGGGAGCTTGGCGACATCTGCCCGGTCTGCGGGCGGCCGCTGACCATCGGCGTGCTCCACCGCGTGCTCGAGCTCGCGGACCGGGCGACGCCGCCGGCCCTCGCGCGCGAGCCCGGGGTGCTGCCGCTGGTGCCGCTCGCGGAAGTGATCGGCGAGATCCTGGGCGTGGGCGGGGCCTCGCGCAAGGTACGCGAGCGCTATGGCCGGGCCCTCACCGAGCTCGGGCCCGAGCTCGACATCCTCTGCCGCCTGCCCGAGGCGGAAGTGCGCGCCTGGTGGGAGCCCCTGGGCGAGGCCGTGGCCCGCATGCGCGCGGGCGAGGTGATCCGCGAGGCCGGCTTCGACGGCCAGTACGGCACGGTGCGCCTGTTCCGCCCCGGGGAGCTCGACACCACGGGTGGCGGCCGAGGGCGGCGGCGCCTCCCGGGGCTCAAGGCGCCCAGGCCCGCGGCCCCTGCCAAGGCCGCCGCGCCGCTTGCGCGGGCGCGCGGGAAGCAAGCGGCGCCGGGCGGCATCAGCTATTCCCCGGAGCAACTGGCCGCGCTCAGCGCGGGGACAGATGCCGGGGATGAAGGCCCGGTCTTCGTGGCCGCGGGGCCGGGCGCGGGCAAGACGCGCATCCTCGTGGGCCGCGTGGAGCGGCTGCTCGAGGCAGGCACGCCCCCGGGGGAGATTTTGGCGCTCACCTTCACCCGCCGGGCAGCCGGCGAGATGCGCGAGCGCCTCGCCGCGCGAAAGACGCCGGGCGCCACGCTCCCGGCCTGCGACACCCTGCACGGCCTCGCCTGGCGGCTCATTCGTGAAGCCGCCGGGGAGGCGCAGGCAGCGCTCCCCGTACTCCTCGGCGAGGACGCGGCCCTGCGCGTCTTCGCCACGGCCAATGCCGGGCTCACACGGGCGCGGGCGCGCCAATACTGGGACGCGCTGGCCCTCGCGCGCGAACGCGACGAAAAGCCCGCGAGCGAACTGGCCGAAGCCGCCGCCCGCTATGCGGCCCGCAAGAAGGCGCAGGGCCTGCTCGACTACGGCGACCTTATCGACTGGCTGCTCGACAACGCCCCGGCCCTGCGCGGCCGCTGGAAGCATATCCTCGTGGACGAGGCGCAGGACCTCTCCCCGGTGCAGCTCGGCGCGCTGCGCGGGCTCCTGCCCGGGGACGGCCGCGGCTTTTTCGGCATCGGCGACCCCGACCAGGCCATCTACGGCTTCCGCGGCGCCCCCGGCCAGAGCGCGGAAAGCCTTGCCCGCTTCTGGCCGGGGTTGCGCGTGCTCAGGCTCGGGCAGAGCTACCGCGCAAGCCAGAAGGTGCTCGACACGGCCCGCGCCCTGCTGGCGGACAAGGGCCGCTGCGGGCCGCTCACCGCCGCCCGGCCCCTCGGGGCCGAGCTCAGGCTCTTCGCCGCGCCGGATGCCCGCGCAGAGGCCCGCTGGGTGGCGCAACGCGCGCGGGCGCTCATCGGCGCCACCTCGCACAGCCTGCTTGACGCCGCACAGCCCGCGCCCGGCGGGCTCGACGGCAGCCTCGCGCCGGGCGACATCGCCGTGCTCGTACGCCTCAAGGCGCAGATCCCGCCGCTCATGGCCGCGCTGGAAGCGGCCGGCGTGCCCTGCGCGGCGCCGGCCGCCGAGGAATTCTGGCGCGACGATCTCTGCGGCCGCTTTCTCGCGGCCACCGAAGAGCGCTGGCGCGAAGCCCGCGAGACGGGGCAAGCCCTCGCTCCCCCGCAGGAACTCCTCGCGCGGGCTTGCCCCGCCGGCGAGGACGCACCGGCCACTGCCGGCGAGGCCTACGCCCTGCGCCTGAGCGAGCCCTGGCGGCGGCTCTGCCGCCTCTGGGCCCAGTGCGGCACTTGGGACGCCTTCTTCGAGCGCCTTGCGTGGCTGCACGAGGCCGAACTCGTGGGCGCCAGGGCGGAACGCGTGCGCGTCCTCACCCTGCATGCCTCCAAGGGGCTGGAATTCCAGGCGGTCTTTCTGCCCGGCCTCGAAAACGGCCTCTTGCCGCTCCGGCGCGAGCTGCTCTTCGGCCCTTCGCCCGAAACACCCTCCGAGGGCGCCTTGGCCGAGGAACGCCGCCTGCTCTATGTGGGCCTGACGCGCGCCGCCCGCGGCATCTTTGCGAGCTTTGCCGCGGCCCGCAACCTCTACGGGCGCCAGCTCGCCCTTGAGCCGTCGCCCTTTCTGGAGCATATCCGCGCTTTCTGCCGCGAGAGCACCCTCACCCGGCATGTGCGCCGCAGCGAGGAGCCGCTGTCCTTGCTATGA
- a CDS encoding peptidase U32 family protein, producing the protein MSAATPDTPARPEILAPAGDTPSFLAALAAGADAVYVGLKHFSARMEAENFGVGELTRLTDLAHEEGRRVYVAMNTLIKPGETGAAWRLVARLARRVEPDGLILQDPGLIDIARQAGFTGGLALSTLANVTHPLALEEAKRLGASRVILPRELSIDEIRAMGAACPEGLDLELFVQGALCYCVSGRCYWSSYMGGKSGLRGRCVQPCRRVYSEVARQGARPRGKDAPRRKGAGNSRPAPSGEARPTHAKAGGKSGRFFSCRDLELGPLVKTLLDVPHLASWKIEGRKKGPHYVFHTVTAYRLLRDHPGDPAARKTAQNILELALGRPGVKARFLPQSPEEAASPDKQTSSGLLAGKVRITPEGGCELKPHLELLAGDYLRVGVEDERWHATLPVTRRVPKAGTLRLKLAKHATPKAGTPVYLIDRREPELQRLLGEWRKRLDALKEPPAQDTAPPAGGPRLPKPARPRPRPDMLLTSGAGRGKGENSRAGGSAPGRRTVPALWLSPRTAELSRTLVGRTAWWLPPVVWPEEEAALARMIERLWREGARHFVCNSPWQRAFFPERLPEDADLLAGPFCNIANAAALAVLAGQGFAGAFVSPELSRDDALALPAQSPLPLGAVISGFWPVGISRFGQAALKPNEPFMSPKGEVFWTRRYGGTLWIYPAWPLDLSGQRHEMRDAGYSFFARMEEAPPQGLPELRREGLFNWNGALL; encoded by the coding sequence ATGAGCGCGGCCACGCCCGACACGCCGGCGCGCCCCGAGATCCTCGCCCCGGCCGGCGACACGCCCTCTTTCCTGGCGGCGCTCGCCGCCGGCGCCGACGCCGTTTATGTGGGCCTCAAGCATTTTTCCGCGCGCATGGAGGCCGAGAATTTCGGCGTAGGCGAGCTTACTCGCCTCACCGACCTCGCCCACGAGGAGGGCCGCCGCGTCTATGTGGCCATGAACACCCTCATCAAGCCCGGCGAGACCGGCGCGGCCTGGCGGCTCGTGGCGCGCCTCGCCCGGCGCGTTGAGCCGGACGGCCTCATCCTCCAGGACCCGGGCCTCATCGACATCGCCCGCCAGGCCGGCTTCACGGGCGGCCTCGCGCTCTCCACGCTCGCCAATGTGACCCACCCGCTGGCCCTTGAGGAGGCGAAGCGCCTCGGCGCGAGCCGGGTCATCCTGCCGCGCGAGCTCTCCATCGACGAGATCCGCGCCATGGGCGCCGCGTGCCCCGAGGGGCTCGACCTTGAGCTCTTCGTGCAGGGGGCGCTCTGCTATTGCGTGTCCGGGCGCTGCTACTGGTCGAGCTACATGGGGGGCAAGAGCGGCCTGCGCGGTCGCTGCGTGCAGCCCTGCCGCCGCGTCTACAGCGAGGTCGCGCGCCAGGGCGCCCGCCCGCGGGGCAAGGACGCCCCGCGCCGCAAGGGCGCCGGAAACAGCCGTCCCGCGCCTTCAGGGGAAGCGCGCCCGACCCACGCCAAGGCCGGCGGCAAGTCGGGCCGCTTCTTCTCCTGCCGCGACCTCGAGCTCGGGCCGCTGGTCAAGACCCTGCTCGATGTGCCGCACCTTGCCTCGTGGAAGATCGAGGGCCGGAAGAAGGGGCCGCACTACGTCTTTCATACGGTGACGGCCTACCGCCTGTTGCGCGACCATCCCGGCGACCCTGCGGCGCGGAAGACGGCCCAGAACATCCTCGAACTGGCCCTGGGGCGCCCCGGGGTGAAGGCGCGCTTTTTGCCGCAATCGCCGGAGGAGGCCGCCAGCCCGGACAAACAGACGAGCTCGGGCCTGCTCGCCGGCAAGGTCCGCATCACACCCGAGGGCGGCTGCGAGCTCAAGCCGCATCTCGAGCTTTTGGCCGGCGATTATTTGCGCGTGGGCGTGGAGGACGAGCGCTGGCACGCCACGCTCCCCGTGACGCGGCGCGTGCCCAAGGCGGGCACCCTGCGCCTCAAGCTCGCAAAGCACGCCACGCCGAAGGCCGGTACGCCGGTCTACCTCATCGACCGCCGCGAACCCGAGCTCCAGCGCCTGCTCGGCGAATGGCGCAAGCGCCTTGACGCCCTGAAGGAGCCTCCCGCGCAGGATACGGCCCCGCCGGCGGGGGGCCCGCGCCTGCCGAAGCCGGCGCGCCCGCGCCCGCGGCCGGACATGCTGCTCACTTCCGGGGCAGGCCGGGGGAAGGGCGAAAACAGCCGCGCCGGCGGAAGCGCTCCCGGGCGCCGGACCGTGCCCGCGCTCTGGCTCTCGCCGCGCACGGCCGAGCTTTCGCGCACGCTCGTTGGCCGCACGGCGTGGTGGCTGCCGCCCGTGGTCTGGCCCGAGGAGGAGGCCGCGCTCGCCCGCATGATCGAGCGCCTCTGGCGCGAGGGCGCGCGGCACTTTGTCTGCAACTCCCCGTGGCAGCGGGCCTTTTTTCCCGAGAGGCTCCCGGAGGATGCCGACCTTCTGGCCGGGCCCTTCTGCAATATCGCCAATGCCGCGGCCCTCGCCGTGCTGGCGGGCCAGGGCTTCGCCGGCGCCTTCGTGAGCCCGGAGCTTTCGCGGGACGACGCCCTGGCGCTGCCCGCGCAGAGCCCGCTCCCGCTGGGGGCCGTCATCTCCGGCTTCTGGCCCGTGGGGATCTCCCGCTTCGGGCAGGCGGCGCTCAAGCCCAACGAACCCTTCATGAGCCCCAAGGGCGAAGTGTTCTGGACAAGGCGCTACGGCGGCACGCTGTGGATCTATCCGGCGTGGCCGCTGGACCTTTCCGGGCAGCGCCACGAGATGCGGGACGCTGGCTACAGCTTCTTCGCGCGCATGGAGGAGGCGCCGCCGCAGGGCCTGCCGGAGCTTCGCCGCGAGGGCCTGTTCAACTGGAACGGCGCCCTCCTGTGA
- a CDS encoding methyltransferase domain-containing protein: MTEAPHYPRGLAQPRGAYRFGLEALLLAAFAARILRERRGVERECAVAELGTGCGAALLGVALQLPHAMCLGLEREPVLVEAARANAEALGLSGRVRFAEVDVAAPLPDAAPQDIVLANPPWGLAGGGRPSPSGLRETALRAECMPGGDAFPIFCAAGLRLLRHRGAFCCIVPAVALTRICAALEGARLGLRRVLPLRPHSGEAAHRLLLLALKGASAEPVLCSPLTLHRRGATSGSSWTHAALGFCPWLAHDPAASGPPPHGDAL; the protein is encoded by the coding sequence GTGACGGAAGCCCCGCACTACCCGCGCGGGCTCGCGCAGCCGCGGGGCGCCTACCGCTTCGGGCTGGAGGCTTTGCTGCTGGCGGCCTTTGCCGCGCGAATCCTGCGCGAACGGCGCGGCGTGGAGCGGGAATGCGCCGTGGCCGAGCTCGGCACGGGCTGCGGCGCGGCCCTGCTGGGCGTGGCCTTGCAACTTCCCCACGCCATGTGCCTGGGGCTCGAGCGCGAGCCCGTTCTTGTGGAGGCGGCGCGCGCCAATGCCGAGGCGCTGGGCCTTTCCGGGCGCGTCCGCTTTGCTGAGGTCGATGTGGCGGCGCCGCTGCCAGATGCGGCACCACAGGACATAGTGCTCGCCAATCCGCCCTGGGGCCTTGCGGGCGGCGGGCGCCCTTCGCCCTCGGGCCTGCGCGAGACGGCCCTGCGGGCAGAATGCATGCCCGGGGGCGACGCCTTCCCCATTTTTTGCGCGGCGGGCCTGCGCCTCTTGCGCCACAGGGGCGCCTTTTGCTGCATCGTGCCGGCAGTGGCGCTCACACGCATCTGCGCCGCCCTTGAGGGCGCGCGCCTGGGCCTGCGCCGTGTCCTGCCGCTCAGGCCGCACAGCGGGGAGGCCGCGCACCGCCTGCTTTTGCTCGCCCTGAAAGGGGCCTCGGCCGAGCCCGTCCTGTGTTCGCCGCTCACGCTCCACCGCAGGGGCGCGACTTCGGGCTCCTCGTGGACGCACGCGGCGCTCGGCTTCTGCCCCTGGCTCGCGCACGATCCCGCCGCATCCGGCCCGCCGCCCCACGGAGACGCCTTATGA